One segment of Trichlorobacter ammonificans DNA contains the following:
- a CDS encoding tetratricopeptide repeat protein translates to MNSFVVPAASYEAQNAYRRLQLTMEKDDPRMAILEIRTFLKMYPDLALACNDLGVLYAQTGEKLLALACYEKANRLQPATPVIVKNLAEFYFVELGWTDDAILMLTELLKSHPDDTDLLALLGTISGKIGREQEARTFFRRVLELEPGNRDASVALRQLEGAIPAAEFSAQPVRPAAPPVPPPVQAAPVQPVAPPAATAAPAGSPLDDILARLRSTIATAEAVVRPASPAQPTAGMSAEQRYREAQTAVANGDADRAVTLLEQLVAETPVSPLAHNDLGILYTNAGRLDLAVNHHELAVRQAPDNPLFAKNLAALYYSLCGRTDEAIAIYTRLVKEYPTDVEVLTALAIISNNNNLKEQARVFISRVLDFEPWNADARQFLAEL, encoded by the coding sequence ATGAATTCGTTTGTCGTGCCCGCAGCCAGCTACGAAGCCCAGAATGCCTATCGTCGCCTGCAGCTCACCATGGAGAAGGACGATCCCCGCATGGCGATTCTGGAGATTCGCACCTTCCTCAAAATGTACCCGGACCTGGCCCTGGCCTGCAACGATCTGGGAGTGCTCTATGCGCAGACCGGCGAGAAACTGCTGGCCCTGGCCTGCTATGAGAAAGCCAACCGCCTGCAGCCGGCCACGCCGGTCATCGTCAAGAATCTGGCCGAATTCTACTTCGTGGAGCTGGGCTGGACCGACGACGCCATCCTGATGCTGACCGAGCTGCTGAAGAGCCATCCGGACGATACCGATCTGCTGGCCCTGCTGGGCACCATCAGCGGGAAGATCGGCCGCGAGCAGGAAGCCCGCACCTTCTTCCGCCGGGTACTGGAACTGGAGCCGGGCAATCGCGACGCATCAGTGGCCCTGCGCCAGCTGGAAGGCGCCATTCCGGCGGCTGAATTCTCAGCCCAGCCGGTACGTCCGGCCGCCCCACCGGTACCGCCTCCCGTACAGGCGGCACCGGTTCAGCCGGTGGCTCCCCCTGCCGCAACGGCGGCACCGGCCGGCTCGCCGCTGGACGACATCCTGGCCCGCCTCCGCTCCACCATCGCCACAGCAGAGGCGGTAGTGCGGCCGGCTTCTCCGGCACAACCGACAGCGGGCATGAGTGCTGAACAGCGCTACCGCGAGGCCCAGACCGCCGTGGCAAACGGCGATGCCGACCGGGCCGTCACCCTGCTGGAACAACTGGTAGCCGAGACGCCGGTCTCCCCCCTGGCCCACAACGACCTGGGAATCCTCTACACCAACGCCGGCAGGCTGGACCTGGCCGTGAACCACCATGAGCTGGCGGTGCGCCAAGCCCCGGACAACCCGCTGTTCGCCAAAAACCTGGCCGCCCTCTACTACAGCCTCTGCGGCAGGACCGATGAGGCGATCGCCATTTACACCCGGCTGGTGAAGGAGTACCCCACCGACGTGGAGGTGTTGACCGCCCTGGCGATCATCTCCAACAACAACAACCTGAAAGAGCAGGCCCGGGTCTTCATCAGCCGGGTCCTTGACTTCGAGCCTTGGAACGCGGACGCCCGCCAGTTCCTGGCGGAGCTGTAA
- a CDS encoding glycosyltransferase, with protein MNQSPLLSIVIPVHNQSGCTRACLESLRQHPPSVPFEIIVVDDGSTDDTPAVVAAFEGSLPVRLVENPPPHRFARACNRGAAEARGELLLLLNNDTEALPGWWEPLYRAIAGDPAIGLVAPRLLFPDRTVQHCGKVWADVTAPDAQPYHLYYRFPHDHPAVLRSRDFQTVTGACILVRAAEFRHLGGFDESFENGWEDDDLCYAYRRLGRRIRYCAESCLIHHQNQTLNERMRELEQHLPDKNRLARLDEAFVRGTVTPEDLALARDTRGIFDAMEQELLRLRDKFRCNRDRFFAKWGGVPKADLLDHTAIDGVSPPDALGEQVSRETIAAVLRAGRQGGAMPLVSIIILTYNRLDVTQACLESIRRHTPEPHEIIVVDNGSGDGSREWLRERLQQQPTIRLIENAQNRGFAAGCNQGMQAARGDCLLLLNNDVVVTPGWLAGLLEPLADPTVGIVGPMTNSASGIQQWPWCDYRDQESLDAFALRFREAHRHWWIPSRRVVGFCMLFHRSLVDRIGLLDEQFGSGNFEDDDFCLRAALAGYRNLIVGDVFIHHEGSATFAGNRLDYREAMLKNQAIFTRKWSQPVVEREEAARIICLKTLEKSGELCRKGETNQAVELLLQEGIGQLPEEPRFYHTLAEIFLDAAMPQEALDVLREAPPGDRTSLLLVRALLGLERLPEAAAEFERTEGVDATERQMVRGLLLASLENREEAALAFRQALDRSPTCSGALEGLAGLALRDEDRQRALRLREQAAVCSGGEQGALSRYHALLQTPEELQRGERIFRELRHCYPDLASLTSLHIDLLLRLERDNEAMAAIEGLIAAGPQPDGFLEAALAVRSRLGLRHPSPERLQQGTSVALCMIVKDEEKSLARCLASVTPLVDEIVVVDTGSTDRTRAIAALFGARVLELPWSGDYAAARNHALEPVASSWILSLDADEVISPLDYAPFRDLITASAGKPVAYTITTRNYTNRVDVENWQANRGEYPQEEAGRGWMPSDKVRLFPRHPQIRFENPIHEMVEPSLERLGIAMPDCPVVVHHYGYLDDSRQQRKKEYYYELGKRKFAESGGAPHALVELAIQAGGVGRYDEAIELWQRALQLDPGSYLAWFNLGHACLQKGLFREGRDAGRRAMALRPNYREAAVNTAICEAALGDFAAARQLVADFLPANPDYPTLPLLEALLLAADGEGEAARHQLTALRNNAIEFSGFIHEVAVKLMQGGQREAARRLVETTAQGGFCSQETLAFLQRQSG; from the coding sequence ATGAACCAGTCCCCGCTGCTTTCCATCGTCATTCCCGTCCACAACCAGTCCGGCTGCACCCGCGCCTGCCTGGAATCGCTGCGGCAGCATCCTCCGTCCGTTCCCTTTGAAATCATCGTTGTCGATGACGGCTCCACTGACGACACCCCGGCAGTGGTGGCTGCTTTTGAGGGATCGTTGCCGGTCAGGCTGGTGGAGAACCCGCCGCCGCACCGCTTTGCGCGGGCCTGTAACCGCGGTGCTGCCGAAGCCCGCGGTGAGCTGCTGTTGCTGTTGAACAACGATACCGAGGCACTTCCCGGCTGGTGGGAACCGCTCTACCGGGCCATTGCCGGCGATCCGGCCATCGGCCTCGTGGCCCCCCGCCTGCTCTTTCCGGACCGCACCGTGCAACACTGCGGCAAGGTCTGGGCCGACGTGACCGCTCCCGACGCCCAGCCCTACCACCTCTACTACCGCTTTCCCCACGACCATCCGGCGGTATTGAGAAGCCGCGACTTCCAGACCGTGACCGGCGCCTGCATCCTGGTGCGGGCCGCCGAATTCCGTCACCTGGGCGGCTTCGACGAAAGCTTTGAGAACGGCTGGGAGGATGACGACCTCTGCTACGCCTACCGCCGTCTGGGCCGGCGTATCCGTTACTGTGCCGAAAGCTGCCTGATTCACCACCAGAACCAGACCCTGAACGAGCGGATGCGTGAGCTTGAGCAGCATCTGCCGGATAAAAACCGCCTCGCGCGTCTGGACGAGGCGTTCGTCCGCGGCACCGTCACCCCGGAGGACCTGGCCCTTGCCCGGGATACCAGGGGGATTTTCGACGCCATGGAGCAGGAACTGCTCCGGTTGCGCGACAAGTTCCGGTGCAACCGCGACCGTTTTTTCGCTAAATGGGGGGGCGTACCAAAGGCTGACCTGCTCGACCATACCGCCATCGATGGTGTCTCCCCCCCCGACGCTCTGGGCGAGCAGGTGTCCCGCGAAACGATCGCGGCCGTGCTGCGAGCGGGACGACAAGGAGGAGCTATGCCGCTGGTTTCCATCATCATCCTGACCTACAACCGCCTGGACGTGACCCAGGCCTGCCTGGAAAGCATCCGTCGCCACACCCCCGAGCCCCACGAGATCATCGTGGTGGACAACGGCTCCGGCGACGGCAGCCGCGAGTGGCTGCGCGAACGTCTGCAGCAACAGCCCACCATCCGGCTGATCGAGAACGCACAGAACCGTGGCTTTGCCGCCGGTTGCAACCAGGGAATGCAGGCGGCCCGGGGCGACTGCCTGCTGCTCCTGAATAACGATGTCGTGGTCACCCCCGGCTGGCTGGCAGGACTGCTTGAACCGCTTGCCGACCCGACGGTCGGTATTGTGGGCCCCATGACCAACAGTGCCAGCGGTATCCAGCAGTGGCCGTGGTGCGACTACCGCGACCAGGAGAGCCTCGACGCCTTTGCCCTGCGCTTTCGGGAAGCACATCGCCACTGGTGGATTCCGTCCCGCCGGGTCGTCGGGTTCTGCATGCTCTTCCACCGCTCACTCGTGGATCGTATCGGCCTTCTGGACGAGCAGTTCGGCTCCGGCAATTTCGAAGACGACGATTTCTGCCTGCGGGCCGCCCTGGCCGGCTATCGTAATCTGATTGTCGGCGACGTCTTCATCCACCACGAAGGGAGCGCCACCTTTGCCGGCAACCGGCTGGACTACCGGGAGGCGATGCTGAAGAACCAGGCGATCTTCACGCGCAAATGGAGCCAGCCGGTGGTGGAGCGGGAGGAGGCGGCCCGGATCATCTGCCTGAAAACACTGGAAAAGTCTGGCGAACTCTGCCGCAAGGGAGAGACCAACCAGGCCGTTGAACTGCTGCTGCAGGAAGGGATCGGTCAACTGCCGGAAGAGCCTCGCTTTTACCATACCCTGGCTGAAATCTTCCTGGATGCCGCCATGCCGCAGGAGGCGCTGGATGTGCTGCGGGAAGCTCCCCCGGGCGACCGGACGTCGCTCCTGCTGGTCCGGGCACTGCTGGGGCTGGAACGGCTGCCCGAGGCGGCTGCGGAATTTGAGCGGACCGAAGGCGTCGATGCGACGGAACGGCAGATGGTGCGCGGTCTGCTGCTCGCCTCCCTGGAAAACCGGGAAGAAGCAGCCCTTGCCTTCCGCCAGGCCCTTGACCGCTCCCCGACCTGTTCCGGTGCCCTGGAGGGGCTGGCCGGGCTGGCGCTGCGGGACGAGGACCGGCAGAGGGCCCTGCGGCTCCGGGAACAGGCCGCGGTCTGCAGCGGTGGCGAACAGGGGGCCTTGAGCCGCTACCACGCCCTGCTGCAGACACCCGAAGAGCTGCAGCGCGGCGAACGGATCTTCCGCGAACTGCGTCACTGCTATCCCGACCTGGCCTCACTCACCAGCCTGCATATCGATCTGCTGCTGCGGTTGGAGCGGGACAACGAAGCCATGGCCGCCATTGAGGGGCTGATCGCCGCCGGCCCCCAGCCGGACGGTTTCCTGGAGGCGGCCTTGGCGGTCCGTTCCCGCCTGGGACTGCGGCACCCTTCCCCGGAGCGGCTGCAGCAGGGAACCAGCGTGGCCCTCTGCATGATCGTCAAGGACGAGGAAAAAAGTCTCGCCCGCTGCCTGGCCAGCGTCACGCCGCTGGTTGACGAGATCGTCGTGGTGGACACCGGCTCCACCGACCGCACCCGCGCTATCGCCGCCCTGTTCGGCGCCCGGGTGCTGGAGCTGCCCTGGAGCGGCGACTATGCCGCCGCCCGTAACCACGCCCTGGAACCGGTGGCCAGCTCCTGGATTCTCTCGCTGGATGCCGACGAGGTGATCTCTCCCCTGGACTATGCCCCGTTCCGCGATCTGATCACCGCTTCAGCCGGGAAGCCGGTGGCCTACACCATCACCACCCGCAACTACACCAACCGGGTCGATGTGGAGAACTGGCAGGCCAACCGGGGCGAATACCCGCAGGAGGAGGCGGGACGGGGCTGGATGCCCAGCGACAAGGTACGCCTCTTCCCCCGCCACCCGCAGATCCGCTTCGAGAACCCGATCCACGAAATGGTGGAACCCAGCCTTGAGCGGCTGGGAATCGCCATGCCGGACTGCCCTGTCGTGGTACACCACTACGGCTACCTGGACGACAGCCGCCAGCAGCGCAAGAAGGAGTATTACTACGAGCTGGGCAAGCGGAAGTTCGCGGAGAGCGGCGGTGCGCCCCACGCCCTGGTGGAACTGGCCATCCAAGCCGGCGGGGTAGGGCGCTACGACGAAGCGATCGAGCTGTGGCAGCGGGCGCTGCAGCTCGATCCCGGCTCCTACCTGGCCTGGTTCAACCTGGGTCATGCCTGCCTGCAGAAAGGACTGTTCCGCGAGGGACGGGACGCCGGCCGCCGGGCCATGGCCCTGCGTCCCAACTACCGGGAGGCGGCGGTCAACACCGCCATCTGCGAAGCGGCGCTGGGTGATTTCGCGGCGGCGCGGCAGCTGGTCGCCGACTTCCTGCCGGCCAACCCCGACTATCCCACTCTGCCGCTGCTGGAGGCGTTGCTGCTGGCCGCCGACGGCGAAGGGGAGGCGGCGCGGCACCAGTTGACGGCCCTGCGCAACAACGCCATCGAATTCAGCGGCTTCATCCATGAAGTGGCGGTCAAACTGATGCAGGGGGGACAGCGGGAGGCTGCCCGCCGGCTGGTGGAAACCACGGCGCAGGGCGGCTTCTGCAGCCAGGAGACTCTCGCCTTCCTGCAACGGCAGTCGGGATGA
- a CDS encoding glycoside hydrolase family 57 protein — protein sequence MSAPLNVIFLWHMHQPYYKDPVKNEYVLPWTYLHGVKDYFDMPAIVEDTPGARAVFNLVPSLLEQLLDYATGQAVDPFLIKGAMNPADMTEEDRVFLLENFFSANRQRMIEPHRRYLELLYMAGEGKPGSARERVRHFSNQDLLDLQVCFFLAWTGEAARRRFPEFRELLAKGSGYTARDRDLLFATQREVLNRIIPLYQALHRSGQVELSVTPYYHPILPLLCDNRIAQEAMPRVTLPQERFRHPEDARAQIRRGVRYFKDVLGIEPHGMWPSEGSVSDEALAIIAECGLSWAATDEEVLARSLDGGLGNHKEKLYRPWTFAAPQGELGIFFRDHQLSDLIGFTYSQWDARRAAADFTGRLRQIHRHLGGDDGVVPIILDGENAWEFYPDNGYEFLSTLYTGIAEAGDLQLTTCSEALSLVRPAARLHHIHPGSWINATYGIWIGHPEENLAWDQLARARLALEQHHPRAAELLAHAGENGDPQARLLCTSLYAAEGSDWFWWFGDDHFSPHSDRFDYLFRRHLTNLYRSLELDPPRELLEPIKKKSPAGLVREPAAFIEPEVNGLVGDYFEWLAAGLFDLTRQGSAMHSSDRMLQGFYWGYNREHLFCRIDGIQDLARLLKEMDILALHLISDREYRLPMQRDCREGMLLTKEAGSWVPTNTCCRWAIRRTAEVALPLAGLNLIPGAKLFVSITLTRDNEEIGRWPSDAPLMLEYVGPELEADDWLI from the coding sequence ATGTCCGCGCCCCTGAACGTCATCTTTCTCTGGCACATGCACCAGCCCTACTACAAGGACCCGGTGAAGAACGAGTACGTCCTGCCCTGGACCTACCTCCACGGCGTCAAGGACTACTTCGACATGCCGGCCATCGTGGAGGATACGCCGGGTGCGCGGGCGGTGTTCAACCTGGTGCCGTCACTGCTGGAGCAGCTCCTCGACTACGCCACGGGACAGGCGGTGGACCCGTTCCTGATCAAGGGGGCCATGAACCCGGCGGACATGACCGAGGAGGACCGGGTTTTTCTGCTGGAAAACTTCTTCTCCGCCAACCGGCAGCGGATGATCGAACCCCACCGCCGCTACCTTGAACTGCTCTACATGGCCGGTGAGGGGAAGCCGGGCAGCGCCCGGGAGCGGGTACGACACTTCAGCAACCAGGACCTGCTGGACCTGCAGGTCTGCTTTTTCCTGGCCTGGACCGGCGAGGCAGCCCGCCGCCGCTTTCCCGAATTCAGGGAGTTGCTGGCCAAGGGGAGCGGCTATACCGCCCGCGACCGGGACCTGCTGTTCGCCACCCAGCGGGAGGTGCTGAACCGGATCATCCCGCTGTACCAGGCACTGCACCGCTCCGGACAGGTGGAACTGTCCGTCACCCCCTACTATCACCCGATCCTCCCCCTACTCTGCGACAACCGCATCGCCCAGGAGGCCATGCCTCGCGTCACGCTCCCCCAGGAACGGTTCCGCCACCCCGAGGATGCCCGGGCCCAGATCAGGCGGGGCGTGCGCTACTTCAAGGACGTCCTCGGCATTGAGCCGCACGGGATGTGGCCCTCGGAAGGCTCGGTCAGCGACGAGGCGCTGGCGATCATCGCCGAGTGCGGTCTCTCCTGGGCAGCCACCGACGAAGAGGTGCTGGCCCGCTCCCTGGACGGCGGCCTGGGCAACCACAAGGAAAAGCTGTACCGCCCCTGGACCTTTGCCGCACCGCAGGGAGAGCTGGGCATCTTTTTCCGCGATCACCAGCTTTCCGACCTGATCGGCTTCACCTACAGCCAGTGGGACGCTCGGCGGGCCGCGGCCGATTTCACCGGGCGCCTGCGCCAGATACACCGTCACCTGGGAGGGGACGACGGCGTGGTGCCGATCATCCTGGATGGCGAGAACGCCTGGGAATTTTATCCCGACAATGGCTACGAATTCCTCTCCACGCTCTATACCGGTATTGCCGAAGCCGGAGACCTGCAGCTCACCACCTGCAGCGAGGCACTGTCGCTGGTCCGCCCCGCGGCGCGGCTGCACCATATCCATCCCGGCTCCTGGATCAACGCCACCTACGGCATCTGGATCGGCCATCCGGAGGAAAATCTGGCCTGGGACCAGCTGGCCCGTGCCCGCCTGGCCCTTGAGCAGCACCATCCCCGGGCGGCGGAGTTGCTGGCCCACGCCGGGGAGAACGGCGACCCCCAGGCCCGGCTGCTCTGCACCTCCCTCTACGCCGCCGAGGGGAGCGACTGGTTCTGGTGGTTCGGCGACGATCACTTCTCCCCCCACAGCGACCGCTTCGACTACCTGTTCCGGCGGCACCTCACCAACCTGTACCGCTCCCTGGAACTCGACCCTCCCCGGGAACTGCTGGAGCCGATCAAGAAGAAGAGTCCCGCCGGCCTGGTGCGGGAGCCGGCGGCCTTCATCGAACCGGAGGTCAACGGACTGGTGGGGGATTATTTCGAGTGGCTGGCCGCCGGGCTGTTCGATCTGACCCGCCAGGGGTCGGCCATGCACTCTTCGGACCGGATGCTGCAGGGCTTTTACTGGGGCTACAACCGGGAGCACCTCTTCTGCCGGATCGACGGCATCCAGGATCTGGCCCGGTTGCTCAAGGAGATGGATATCCTGGCCCTGCACCTGATCTCCGACCGGGAATACCGCCTGCCGATGCAGCGGGACTGTCGCGAGGGGATGCTGCTTACCAAGGAGGCAGGCAGCTGGGTGCCCACCAACACCTGCTGCCGCTGGGCCATCCGGCGTACCGCCGAGGTGGCGCTTCCCCTGGCCGGCCTCAACCTGATCCCCGGCGCCAAGCTGTTCGTCAGCATCACCCTGACCAGGGACAACGAGGAGATCGGCCGCTGGCCCAGCGACGCACCGTTGATGCTGGAGTACGTGGGGCCGGAGCTGGAAGCCGACGACTGGCTGATCTAG
- the galT gene encoding galactose-1-phosphate uridylyltransferase, with product MSELRWDPLKLCWVIIATERGRRPRDFHAEPVPLPVTACPFCYGNEDKTPPEIFAIRGSGLPNAANWKVRVIPNKYPALRIEGELENRGYGPYDLMNGIGAHEVIIETPDHDKSLADLSPNEITDVLIAWRTRILDLRRDFRFRYMILFKNHGARAGATLAHSHSQLIAVPLLPPVAATELKVCRNHYAAKERCLFCDVIAFELKEGSRVVREFANFVTLAPYAASFPFELRLYPKRHAHDFALMNDAQLAELAVALRDMLLRIKIVLKDAPYNFILHTSPPMHRRPGKPSLWSSLEYDYHWHIELVPRLTSIAGFEWGTGFYINPTSPEDAARFLREVEIP from the coding sequence ATGTCAGAACTACGCTGGGACCCCTTGAAGCTCTGCTGGGTCATCATCGCCACCGAGCGGGGACGCCGTCCCCGTGATTTCCACGCCGAACCGGTGCCGTTACCGGTGACCGCCTGCCCGTTCTGCTACGGCAACGAGGACAAGACGCCGCCGGAGATCTTTGCCATCCGGGGGAGCGGGCTGCCCAACGCCGCCAACTGGAAGGTGCGGGTAATCCCCAACAAATATCCGGCATTGCGGATCGAGGGGGAACTGGAGAATCGCGGTTACGGTCCCTATGACCTGATGAACGGCATCGGTGCCCACGAAGTGATCATCGAGACCCCGGACCACGACAAATCCCTGGCCGACCTCTCCCCCAACGAGATCACCGACGTGCTGATCGCCTGGCGCACCCGCATCCTTGACCTGCGCCGCGATTTTCGCTTCCGCTACATGATTCTGTTCAAGAACCACGGCGCCCGGGCCGGGGCTACGCTCGCCCACTCCCACAGCCAGTTGATCGCGGTGCCGCTCCTGCCGCCGGTTGCGGCCACGGAACTGAAGGTCTGCCGCAATCACTACGCCGCCAAGGAGCGCTGCCTGTTCTGCGACGTGATCGCCTTTGAACTGAAGGAGGGGAGCAGGGTGGTACGGGAGTTCGCCAACTTCGTCACCCTGGCCCCCTATGCGGCCAGCTTCCCCTTTGAGCTGCGCCTCTACCCCAAGCGACACGCCCACGACTTTGCCCTGATGAACGACGCCCAACTGGCCGAACTGGCGGTGGCGCTCCGGGATATGCTGCTGCGCATCAAGATCGTGCTGAAAGACGCCCCCTACAACTTCATCCTGCACACCTCGCCCCCCATGCACCGCCGTCCCGGCAAGCCGTCGCTCTGGTCCTCCCTGGAGTACGACTACCACTGGCATATCGAACTGGTGCCGCGGCTCACCTCCATCGCCGGTTTCGAGTGGGGCACCGGCTTCTACATCAACCCCACCTCGCCGGAGGATGCTGCCCGCTTTCTGCGGGAGGTGGAAATTCCGTGA
- a CDS encoding CDP-glycerol glycerophosphotransferase family protein — MSVKILFYIQRNLHVPFLEPVQEHLVRLCPEAETAFCAPPFIAPQNGLPGWGLEEHEVERLKGKARFVRTVEEFQPDITIFADACTNVFNCGKRVFVGHGIISKGGFYTESPLVRRENLADLICVPGPWHKRILQKNVFSPLVVTGFIKSDRLFGPVACTRADFCRQYAIPVDATIILYAPTFNDELSAIPCLGEQIVQVCEPDRYLVIKLHTMTDVVLAEMHRRLAANHPRIRFVEEIDVTPAMAAADILISDVSSVVVEFMGLDRPVIAVNNPRQHEYEGYRADDIEYLVRDACQQVGTIEELLPAVETAVKHPHILSPLRRHYADELCYGRDGRSAQRVAEAVLALAAGAPEDRAHNPHIAILLRVAPPCSLAHLLYDLGNLLLAHPDTHLDLVIWGMSPPTPDIPMVKGWIPATADASTALQNTVTSSAAPVLALLESGLQLPERALHFLANYFRWDDGIAMTRTLTPRDDYRMLLRLVYPELQEIPVEHVSELLLSTLMGRDAPMEYAAPGCCLVRRERLASLLPLPAATDTPYQEQVRKALVHRGDRCSLALDLFARPSPGISADTTELTTLIDSYLKNSGNQILVHRLLATLLLLGRPDEARMVWQTSETAAGRLRDVWGWLA; from the coding sequence ATGTCAGTCAAGATCTTGTTCTATATCCAGCGCAACCTGCACGTTCCCTTTCTGGAGCCGGTCCAGGAACACCTGGTCCGTCTCTGCCCTGAGGCGGAAACCGCCTTCTGCGCCCCGCCGTTTATTGCGCCGCAGAACGGCTTGCCCGGCTGGGGGCTTGAAGAACATGAGGTCGAGCGGCTGAAGGGCAAGGCACGCTTTGTCCGCACCGTCGAGGAGTTTCAGCCGGACATCACCATATTCGCCGATGCCTGCACGAACGTCTTCAACTGCGGCAAGCGTGTCTTTGTGGGGCACGGCATCATCAGCAAGGGGGGATTCTATACCGAAAGCCCTCTGGTGCGTCGCGAGAATCTGGCGGATCTGATCTGCGTGCCGGGACCGTGGCACAAACGGATTCTGCAGAAAAATGTTTTCTCTCCCCTTGTCGTCACGGGCTTCATCAAGTCGGACCGGCTGTTCGGGCCAGTGGCCTGCACGCGGGCGGACTTTTGCCGACAGTACGCCATTCCTGTTGATGCGACGATCATTCTCTACGCCCCCACCTTCAACGACGAATTGAGCGCCATACCGTGCCTCGGAGAACAGATTGTCCAGGTCTGCGAGCCGGACCGCTATCTGGTCATCAAGCTGCATACCATGACCGATGTCGTGCTCGCGGAGATGCACCGCCGGCTGGCGGCCAATCACCCCCGTATCAGGTTTGTGGAAGAGATCGACGTGACGCCTGCCATGGCCGCCGCCGACATCCTGATCAGTGACGTATCCTCGGTAGTGGTTGAGTTCATGGGGCTGGACCGGCCGGTTATTGCGGTCAACAACCCCCGCCAGCATGAGTACGAAGGATACCGGGCCGATGACATCGAATACCTGGTCCGTGACGCCTGTCAGCAAGTCGGCACCATTGAGGAGCTGCTCCCTGCCGTTGAGACCGCCGTCAAACACCCCCATATCCTTTCCCCGTTGCGACGGCACTACGCCGACGAGCTCTGCTACGGCCGTGACGGCCGTTCCGCGCAGCGGGTGGCGGAGGCCGTTCTGGCCCTGGCGGCCGGTGCTCCGGAAGACAGAGCGCACAATCCTCACATCGCCATCCTGCTGCGGGTAGCTCCTCCCTGCTCTCTCGCCCACCTTCTGTACGATCTGGGCAACCTGCTCCTCGCTCACCCGGACACCCACCTTGATCTGGTGATATGGGGCATGTCCCCACCCACACCGGATATTCCCATGGTTAAGGGGTGGATACCGGCGACAGCGGACGCATCGACCGCACTGCAGAACACCGTCACCTCAAGCGCAGCCCCTGTGCTGGCTCTGCTGGAGTCCGGACTGCAGCTGCCGGAGCGCGCACTCCACTTCCTGGCCAATTACTTTCGGTGGGATGACGGTATCGCCATGACGCGCACCCTGACCCCCCGTGACGACTACCGCATGCTGCTGCGCTTGGTCTACCCCGAGCTGCAGGAGATTCCGGTTGAACATGTTTCCGAACTGTTACTGTCAACACTGATGGGACGGGATGCGCCGATGGAATATGCGGCTCCGGGATGCTGCTTGGTGCGGCGGGAGCGCCTGGCCTCCCTCCTCCCCCTGCCGGCTGCTACGGACACACCGTATCAGGAACAGGTACGGAAGGCGCTCGTACACCGCGGGGATCGCTGCAGCCTGGCACTCGATCTCTTTGCCCGTCCATCGCCGGGCATTTCTGCTGACACCACGGAACTGACGACCCTCATTGACAGCTATCTCAAAAATTCCGGCAACCAGATACTGGTGCATCGCCTGCTGGCGACCCTGCTGCTGCTTGGTCGTCCCGATGAGGCCCGCATGGTCTGGCAGACCTCTGAAACAGCCGCCGGCAGGCTTCGTGACGTCTGGGGATGGCTCGCATAA
- a CDS encoding phosphocholine cytidylyltransferase family protein, giving the protein MKAIILNAGKGGRLGSLTDDRPKCLVEVGGRPILDFQLDALRLGGVRELVLVVGYRDAMIRDYLQRYPEFTVTWIDNPDYADTNTAYSLWLARHEMTEDFLYLNGDVLFHPELIRRLLAAPAASPLAVERKRCGEEEVKVLLAGTRITAIGKEIPPAEAYGEFIGVARFAGAIGPLFGATLAGVVERDRLLKNYFETAVDRMLDKAPFTALDISDLPCIEIDFPEDLERAETVILPSLR; this is encoded by the coding sequence ATGAAAGCAATCATTCTCAATGCCGGCAAGGGAGGACGCCTGGGTTCGCTGACCGATGACCGGCCCAAGTGCCTGGTGGAGGTGGGTGGTCGCCCGATCCTCGATTTTCAGCTCGATGCCCTGCGCCTGGGTGGCGTGCGTGAGCTGGTACTGGTAGTGGGCTATCGCGATGCCATGATCAGGGACTATCTGCAGCGGTATCCGGAATTTACCGTTACCTGGATTGACAACCCCGACTACGCCGATACCAATACCGCCTACTCCCTCTGGCTGGCCCGCCACGAGATGACCGAGGACTTTCTCTACTTAAACGGCGATGTCCTGTTTCATCCGGAGCTGATCCGGCGGCTGCTGGCGGCCCCGGCCGCCAGCCCGCTGGCGGTGGAACGCAAGCGCTGCGGCGAGGAAGAGGTAAAAGTACTGCTCGCCGGCACCCGCATCACCGCCATCGGCAAGGAGATTCCGCCGGCGGAGGCCTACGGCGAGTTCATCGGCGTGGCTCGTTTTGCCGGTGCCATCGGTCCGCTGTTCGGCGCCACTCTGGCCGGGGTGGTGGAACGGGACCGTCTGCTGAAGAATTACTTTGAGACCGCCGTGGACCGGATGCTGGACAAGGCGCCGTTCACCGCCCTGGACATCTCCGACCTCCCCTGTATCGAGATCGATTTTCCCGAAGACCTGGAACGGGCGGAAACCGTCATCCTACCGTCACTCCGTTGA